From Sphingorhabdus sp. SMR4y:
AAAGCGACGGCTATGCAGAGACCAAGGCGTTTCTCGACCGGCGGATCGAAAATGTCATGCAGTTTGAGAAGATGAAGGCCAAGGTCACCGGTCGCGGCGGGGACCGGTTCAGCATGGCGCGCTTTATCGGGCGGTTGCGCTATCGGGGAGCCTGACTGACAGAATCTGCCTGGTGGCGGGTACCGGTCATCTGGCACTGCAGTCGGGTATAAAATCGCAGAAAAAGACTCGCCAACACCAATCTATATTGATAATCAATCGCAATTAGAAAGGCCTTGTTGCGTTATATGCAGACTCCCACAACCCTCGACCAGCTGTCGCTCCGGCAGAATGCTGAAATCCTTGCCATTGACTGGGAAGCCATTTCCGAAGCCGAAGGCCGCCGTTTGCGCGCGCTCGGAATAGACGAGGGAGTTTCGGTCGAGAAGCTGCACAAGGGCATGTTTGGCATGAGCGATCCGATCGCCCTGAAAGTGGGCCGCATGATGATTGCCATCCGCAGATCTCATGCAAAGGCCATATCGGTCCAGCCGGTCGCGGTAACGATAGCCGCCTGATCGATGACCGAAGCTGCTCCCCTCATTGTCCTCGCGGGCAACCCCAATTCGGGTAAAAGTGCCTTGTTTAACGCGCTGACCGGCGCCCGGCAGAAAATTGCCAATTATCCCGGTGTAACGGTGGAACGGAAATCGGGTCACTTCGCTTTTGCCGACGGTCGTCCGGGCGAACTGGTCGATCTGCCCGGCAGTTACAGCCTTGACCCGACCAGTCCGGATGAAGAGGTAACGCGCGGCGTCATCATGGGCTTGCAAAAGGGCGAACGCCGGCCCGACATGATCGTGCTGGTACTCGATGCTGCCAATCTCGACAATCATCTGCGTTTCGCGCTGGAAGTGATCGCGCTCGGTCATCCGGTCGTGGTGGCGCTCAACATGATGGATCTCGCGGAGCGGGACGGGCTGACGCTCGACCCGGCAAAGCTCGAGAAGGCCCTGGGGGTCCCCGTGGTGCCGACCGTTGCCGTGCGTCGGCGCGGACTGGATGACCTGTCGGCGGCCGTGGACAGGCGTCTCAAACTCAAGCAGGACGACGTCAAACCGGTTGTCGCGCAGGAACGCGATCATGGTTTGCGGCAACAGGCCAAGCAAATAGCAAACCAGGCGATTATTTCGGAAACCGCTGGCCGTCGCTGGTCCGAGCGGGCGGACCGGCTGTTCCTCCATCCCTTCGCGGGCCCGCTGATTCTGCTCTCGGTGCTTTTCGTCATGTTCCAGGCGGTCTTCGCCTGGTCCGAAGCGCCGATTGGCTGGATCGAAAGTGCCAGCGAATGGGTCGCTGCCGCGGTCGAATCAAACCTGCCAGCGGGCTTTCTGCGCGATTTTATCACCGAAGGCGCCATCGCCGGCGTCGGGTCGGTGGTCGTGTTCCTCCCGCAGATTTTGATCCTGTTCCTGTTCATCCTGCTGCTCGAAGCCAGCGGCTACATGACCCGCGCTGCCTTCATCATGGACCGCATGATGGCCAGCGTCGGCCTGTCTGGCCGCAGCTTCATTCCGCTGCTGTCCTCGTTCGCCTGCGCCATTCCCGGCATCATGGCGACGCGCAGTATCTCCGATCCCGGAGACCGGCTGACCACGATATTGGTGGCCCCACTGATGACCTGTTCGGCGCGGCTTCCGGTCTATGCAATCATCATCGGCGCATTCATTCCGCCGACCAGTGTGGGCCCCGGTATCGGCCTGCAGGGGCTGGTGTTGTTCGGCCTCTATGTCTTCGGCATTGTCGGCGCGATGATCGTGGCTCTGGTTCTGCGGTCGACCGTCACCAAGGGGCCGAACAGCGGCTTCCTGATGGAAATGCCGAAATATCAGCTGCCGAACATGCGCGATATATTGATCGGCCTGTGGCAGCGTGCCTGGATATTCCTGCGCCGTGCCGGCACGATCATTTTCGCCGCGACCGTTATATTGTGGCTGCTGCTGACTTTCCCGAAGGTCCCCGAAGACAGTGGGATGAGCCAGGTCGACTATAGCGCGGCGGGCCGGATCACCAATGTCATTGCCCCGATTGTCAAGCCGATCGGTTTTGACCGGGATATCGCGCTCGCCCTGATCCCGGCAATGGCGGCGCGCGAAGTGGCTGTCGCGGCGCTGGCGACGACCTATGCGATCGACGCGCCAGATGAAGAGGCGGAAGCCAAATCGCTGACCGAGCGCCTGCAAAGCCGCTGGTCATTGCCGACCGCTTTGGCCTTTCTCGCCTGGTTTGTCTTTGCGCCGCAATGCATCTCGACCATTGCCGTGACCCGCCGGGAGACCAATGGCTGGAAATGGCCGACATTCATGCTCGTCTATCTTTTTGCGCTCGCTTATGTCGCGGCCGGTATTACATATTGGAGTGCTGTCGCGCTCGGTCTATAGAGTCTCCCAAGAATCGTTAATCACGTTATTTTTTTGGGGAATTTGAAATGGCCGGCGGCATCAACAAAGTCATCATCGTAGGCAATCTGGGCAAGGATCCGGAAGTGCGTACCTTCGCCAACGGCGGTAAAGTCTGCAATTTCAGCGTCGCCACCTCGGAAAGCTGGAAAGACAAGCAGACCGGCGAGCGCAAGGAAAAGACCGAGTGGCACAATATCTCGATCTATAACGAAGGTCTGGCCGGGGTCGCCGAACGCTATCTGCGCAAGGGCAGCAAGGTCTATCTTGAAGGCAAGCTGCAGACCCGCAAATGGCAGGACCAGTCCGGCAATGACCGCTATTCGACCGATGTCGTGCTGCAGGGCTTTGACGCAAAAATGGAAATGCTCGACAGCCGCCAGGGCGGCGGTGGCCAGGGTGGCGGCTCGAATGACGGCTGGGGCGGCGGCGCGCCTTCCGGCGGCGGTTCGGGCGGCGGCTGGGGCCAGACCGGCGGCGGTTCAGGCGGCGGCCAAGGCGGCGGCGCCTTTGACAGCGATCTGGACGACGACGTTCCGTTCTAGAACGCGTACATCGATCTGATCAATGAAGCCGGCGACGTCCCGAATGCGGATGAAGCCGGCTTCTTGCTGTCCGGTCACCCATGCGTTGCGCAATCAGTCCTGGTTTTCGACCTTAGTGTTCATTCGCTGCAATCCGGTCGAGCCTGTCGATGGCGTGCTTGAAAAAGCCGAGACCAGTTGCATCGCCCAAGCCGATGTCACGTTGCCGGTAGAGCTGTAAAGCAGATGCCTCGCGGCGGATGCCGGGAATATCGGTCATGGCCTGCCGGGCGTCCGGCGCAGGCGAAACGCTAACTGCCTTGTGCGCTGACCACGGTTCCGGAACAGGCTGGTGATGATGGGCCCTGCACGCTAGGTTCTCACGATGACGGCAATCTATGACAGGATCGGCATCGGCTATGCGCGCCAACGCAGACCGGACTCCCGGATTGCCCGGACGATCCACGACGCGCTGGGGGACGCCAGACATGTGCTGAATGTCGGCGCCGGAACCGGGTCTTACGAACCCGGCGATCGCACCGTTACCGCGCTGGAGCCATCGGCCGAGATGATCGGCCAGAGACCGCCAGAAGCCGCTCAGGCCTGTCAGGGGACAGCCGAAGCGATGCCGTTCGCAGATGACCGGTTCGACGCCGCAATGGCGATACTGACCGTGCACCACTGGGCGGACCTAGAGGCCGGACTTCGCGAAATGCGCCGGGTCGCGATGGGGCCGCTGGTGATCCTGTCCTTTGATCCGCAATCCCTCTATTTCTGGCTGGCCGATTATATCCCTGACATAATCGCGCTCGACCAGCCGGTCATGCCGAAAATCGAGACTTTTGAAGCGATATTGGGGCCGTGTGAAGTCAAGGCTGTTCCGGTGCCACATGATTGCACAGACGGTTTCCTTGGCGCTTACTGGCAACGTCCACACGCCTATCTCGACCCGCAGGTGCGTGCCTCAATCTCCACCTTTGCAAAGCTCGATACTATCGCCGACGCTCTGGCGAAACTGGAACAGGATATTGGTTCGGGTGACTGGCAAGCGCGCCATGGCCATTTGATGGAGCTGGAAAATCTCGACGTTGGCTATCGCCTGGTGGTCGCTCAGCCAATCTCGAAGAATGAATAGACTGGACCATCTGCGGTTTGCTCGCCGGTGCCGGCCGCCACGACATTGTTGAGCCAGAGATACTGTTCCGCGCCGGTTTCGAACGTGGCGGTTACCGCCAGCGAATAGTCTTCCGGCTCCAGCAGGGCCCCCTTTGCCATCCGCGCCATGGTTTCCGGCGTGGCCAGAAACCGGCCCTGATAGTTGAGATAGATCATCGCGCCATCGTCGGTCTCGAGTGGCAGGCGCACGTCGATTTCCATCACGCCGTCGGGTCGGTTTATCACCCAGTCGGCGCCCGGGAGGACGGTGCCGGTCAGGCGCTCGCCGGAGAAACTGCCACCGGTCACGGGTGCGATCCGGCGCAATCCCGCCGGCGTCTGTCCAATCACCATCATGCCGGAAAAATCGACCGACAGGGTCATGTTCATGAGATGGCGGTGCTTGAGCTCGGTCATGAAAAATTCTCCGCTTCTGTTCAGGACGGATAGTGTCGATTGCTACAGCTTATGGCCGGTCCGATCGCGCTTGGTATCGAGATAAAATGCATTGTGCGGATTGGCGGCGATCTTGACCGGCAGGCGTTCTTCGACCGTCACGCCACATGCTTCCAGGCCTTCCACTTTCTCCGGATTATTGGTCAGCA
This genomic window contains:
- a CDS encoding ferrous iron transport protein A produces the protein MQTPTTLDQLSLRQNAEILAIDWEAISEAEGRRLRALGIDEGVSVEKLHKGMFGMSDPIALKVGRMMIAIRRSHAKAISVQPVAVTIAA
- a CDS encoding ferrous iron transporter B; the encoded protein is MTEAAPLIVLAGNPNSGKSALFNALTGARQKIANYPGVTVERKSGHFAFADGRPGELVDLPGSYSLDPTSPDEEVTRGVIMGLQKGERRPDMIVLVLDAANLDNHLRFALEVIALGHPVVVALNMMDLAERDGLTLDPAKLEKALGVPVVPTVAVRRRGLDDLSAAVDRRLKLKQDDVKPVVAQERDHGLRQQAKQIANQAIISETAGRRWSERADRLFLHPFAGPLILLSVLFVMFQAVFAWSEAPIGWIESASEWVAAAVESNLPAGFLRDFITEGAIAGVGSVVVFLPQILILFLFILLLEASGYMTRAAFIMDRMMASVGLSGRSFIPLLSSFACAIPGIMATRSISDPGDRLTTILVAPLMTCSARLPVYAIIIGAFIPPTSVGPGIGLQGLVLFGLYVFGIVGAMIVALVLRSTVTKGPNSGFLMEMPKYQLPNMRDILIGLWQRAWIFLRRAGTIIFAATVILWLLLTFPKVPEDSGMSQVDYSAAGRITNVIAPIVKPIGFDRDIALALIPAMAAREVAVAALATTYAIDAPDEEAEAKSLTERLQSRWSLPTALAFLAWFVFAPQCISTIAVTRRETNGWKWPTFMLVYLFALAYVAAGITYWSAVALGL
- the ssb gene encoding single-stranded DNA-binding protein, producing MAGGINKVIIVGNLGKDPEVRTFANGGKVCNFSVATSESWKDKQTGERKEKTEWHNISIYNEGLAGVAERYLRKGSKVYLEGKLQTRKWQDQSGNDRYSTDVVLQGFDAKMEMLDSRQGGGGQGGGSNDGWGGGAPSGGGSGGGWGQTGGGSGGGQGGGAFDSDLDDDVPF
- a CDS encoding class I SAM-dependent methyltransferase, producing the protein MTAIYDRIGIGYARQRRPDSRIARTIHDALGDARHVLNVGAGTGSYEPGDRTVTALEPSAEMIGQRPPEAAQACQGTAEAMPFADDRFDAAMAILTVHHWADLEAGLREMRRVAMGPLVILSFDPQSLYFWLADYIPDIIALDQPVMPKIETFEAILGPCEVKAVPVPHDCTDGFLGAYWQRPHAYLDPQVRASISTFAKLDTIADALAKLEQDIGSGDWQARHGHLMELENLDVGYRLVVAQPISKNE
- a CDS encoding DUF3237 domain-containing protein, which produces MTELKHRHLMNMTLSVDFSGMMVIGQTPAGLRRIAPVTGGSFSGERLTGTVLPGADWVINRPDGVMEIDVRLPLETDDGAMIYLNYQGRFLATPETMARMAKGALLEPEDYSLAVTATFETGAEQYLWLNNVVAAGTGEQTADGPVYSFFEIG